In one window of Pseudodesulfovibrio sediminis DNA:
- a CDS encoding ShlB/FhaC/HecB family hemolysin secretion/activation protein: MVKERGFVFSHKRKHGGGTRCSRQLAFYLLLCIALFAPSLCCGAPIDDAIRQQQQIQQREEQRRRLQQEQLEQQTKQPPSGLDLKQEPPVPPLDSTTCFDIRSINVTGVTLIPSSTIDDLTSEYKGRCLGLADINELLRAITNEYVGRGYVTSRAYLPEQDISSGELELKVIEGRIEDIRLNDGKARQYQLLGPFMGLKGDPLNLRDLEQGLDQFNRLSSNNATMKLVPGSNPGLSIVAITNEPAKSWRISFGWDDSGMDSTGRNQYSLQFDKDNFIGISDMLSLNYSATPMPWEDSKQAKNSNSIFASWSVPLGYWTINTFVSKFNYATSLMGTTQEFSNDGETNFQSVGIDRVIHRDADSKTSLGIGVEHREVESRIEGVRLVASSYETTDVGLKASHARRLLGGSLSVGLEYHWGADFLGSSEPLAGDDVPTPKYEKWEGTLSYYHPIYFAGQSLMWSSTLRTQYSGDTLYSAERMSIGSRYTVRGFSTDSLSGDSGGYIRNDLSWRLPLQSYGTDKISACDLFAGYDYGMILHDKNDPYERGHLQGVALGLRTLGELSAHVTFAKAIAAPNFLEKEDLEIYSALTVMF, translated from the coding sequence GTGGTCAAAGAGCGGGGATTTGTTTTTTCTCACAAGAGAAAGCACGGTGGAGGCACTCGCTGCAGCCGACAACTTGCATTCTATCTTCTTTTGTGTATCGCGCTGTTTGCCCCCAGCCTTTGCTGCGGTGCCCCCATTGACGACGCCATCCGGCAGCAACAGCAGATTCAGCAGCGGGAAGAACAACGACGACGCCTGCAGCAGGAACAACTCGAACAACAAACCAAGCAACCTCCTTCAGGTCTTGATCTCAAGCAAGAGCCACCTGTGCCCCCCTTGGACAGTACGACTTGTTTCGATATCCGTTCAATCAATGTGACCGGCGTAACGTTGATCCCATCCAGTACCATTGATGATTTGACCAGTGAATACAAAGGGCGCTGTCTGGGCTTGGCGGATATTAATGAATTGCTCAGAGCCATTACCAATGAATATGTTGGACGTGGATATGTAACCTCCCGGGCCTATCTGCCGGAACAGGACATTTCTAGCGGCGAACTTGAGCTCAAGGTTATTGAGGGACGAATTGAAGATATCCGTTTAAACGACGGTAAGGCCAGGCAATATCAACTTCTAGGCCCATTCATGGGGCTTAAAGGAGATCCACTCAATCTTCGCGACCTTGAGCAGGGATTGGATCAGTTCAATCGTTTGTCTTCAAACAACGCAACAATGAAACTCGTGCCTGGTAGCAATCCAGGGCTAAGTATAGTTGCCATTACCAATGAGCCCGCCAAGAGCTGGCGGATATCATTTGGCTGGGATGATTCCGGCATGGATTCCACGGGTAGGAACCAATATTCCCTACAATTTGACAAGGATAACTTCATCGGAATTAGCGATATGCTTTCCCTGAACTATTCGGCCACGCCTATGCCTTGGGAAGACTCCAAACAAGCAAAGAACAGCAATAGTATTTTTGCTTCTTGGTCTGTGCCCCTCGGCTATTGGACAATTAATACATTCGTCAGCAAATTCAATTATGCCACCAGTCTTATGGGCACGACACAGGAATTTTCAAATGATGGTGAGACCAACTTTCAATCCGTGGGAATTGACCGCGTCATTCATCGCGACGCTGACAGCAAGACGTCTTTGGGAATCGGCGTGGAGCATCGTGAGGTGGAGAGCAGGATTGAAGGCGTCCGTCTGGTGGCCAGCAGCTACGAAACCACCGATGTCGGCCTCAAAGCCAGTCACGCCCGCCGTCTGCTGGGCGGATCGCTAAGCGTTGGCCTCGAATATCACTGGGGCGCAGACTTCTTGGGTTCCTCTGAGCCGCTTGCTGGTGACGATGTTCCCACCCCAAAATACGAGAAATGGGAAGGGACTCTGAGCTATTACCATCCCATTTATTTCGCCGGTCAATCCTTGATGTGGAGTTCGACCCTTCGTACCCAATACAGTGGCGACACTTTGTACAGCGCAGAAAGAATGTCTATCGGTAGCCGCTATACGGTTCGAGGATTTTCGACCGACAGCCTGAGTGGGGATAGCGGGGGTTACATACGCAACGATCTCTCTTGGCGATTGCCCTTGCAGAGCTACGGCACCGACAAGATATCGGCTTGTGATTTATTTGCTGGATACGACTACGGGATGATCCTCCACGACAAGAACGATCCATACGAGCGCGGCCACTTGCAAGGGGTTGCCTTGGGCTTGAGGACTTTGGGGGAATTGAGCGCCCATGTGACTTTCGCCAAGGCGATAGCCGCACCCAATTTTCTAGAAAAAGAAGACCTTGAAATTTATAGTGCCTTGACCGTGATGTTTTAG
- a CDS encoding hemagglutinin repeat-containing protein, which yields MKANIVVRQLLSIVLSCLIVFQPGFIAMAGDLPIVVDPAAPDGKKPTMDQSGNGVPIEQIATPGKGGISHNLFTDFNVNKIGLIINNSKSMAKSQLGGFIAGNPNLKGGEARLILNEVTGANRSYLEGYTELHGAKADYILANPNGITINGGGFVNFPRVTLTTGTSRFGAGGLEGIDVRSGDILVEGEGVNATEIDAFTLLAQATRINANIYAKTLTIAAGQNSYNPTNGSIASLAHDGTPTPSVAIDSSALGGMYAGRIVLQGTEAGVGVNLEGVIQSADSLELTADGQIRLRNKTTAGTDIKIHSHNGDVAIEDTVYAGTTASVSAADDLTINPGASGKGIVVGAAEQLKLAAAIVNTTDAKITAGLQADGTVSGGSLSVTAMNQLTTKDTELVSGDSLSIVSPKIAINGGKITAVSKLGVQGSNSGDVTMTGAAELSSLNALEIEARSLTAADGLLKADDLTLSLAGDFDLGNATLSSTGALALNANSLKSDAGTSITSFTDMFLTLDTLQNDGGLIYAGNILDLNVRELSNTSEGYIVGVKGVAIEGLTTGSRADLINNNQSVIESSDGYMNIAADIIENISGAATVTTKDVGWEYWHLGFQTDIPGFNDDGTRNIYSERTGLRQNKGGVNAHLQLILEEYGLAWNRPYDGRVLQEWIHRSKDVVTGPAVTAEILSASDMTINADSILNDRGLISGGGNITVNANSLENRGLELSSHLDFYRNFLQVHDSGKNAYGQVQQHFETSQVIDSVPAVIAAAGTLDINVPGHVNNESFKEGEQYSGRFAGNAAYSDLEVTGPIKDPNTGEPVNTVSVSLPTGVGSLYVVNKDPGQTYLIETNPALTNVGGFYGSQYFFDEVGVNVTDLDTQILGDAFFETNMIRKQVLQATGKRYLSPTYASDADQFRQLMDNAAQTREDLGLEIGVALTADQLTDLTSDIVWYETREVMGKEVLVPVVYLGSVSQANLNLTRGAMLTGTTVNIQTAELNNSGAIVGKNVTIDADNVRNHGGDLTGQTLGVTASNDIVNKSGSISGGDVSLSAGHNVVIETKTEERSEGKDSHGYIHQTADVSASGNLNISSGGDTSLLAAKLSADGAANITAAGDVAVGTKVVTEHIEATDYKADQVGHMGSSVKAGNLSISSGNDVAVVGSDLSASGNAVIEAVRDVNVTGVTNSATSDYEHSSSGGVFGGGGSSEEHTKQTTVTRSSITADGDLAIKAGTDTEGSLSVVGSKISAKGDVSLKAADMILISSAEEEKHRSSDKSSSGLLSSKSSKSASGSVTQVASEVKSNNSVDIQANSDVTVSASNIHGDQGVAIKSETGDVRIVGGQNQGYSEREEKKSGIGLFVSKGRLDVAKFTEESVKSKESGNVASQITSGTDTTITAANDATIIGSTVAAEKDVNIAADRDVNIIPGRNSQSSQKSSKEGGIGIGLTLSENEVSISAGYKGVETKTNSSGKYNAGSLISAGNDVKIDAGRNINQVSSEIEAGQDVNMKAGEDLNVTAAQDVEHLDEYVKSVEVGLKLAAKQSVSTAIRTLVDTPKNMTSGEGGVGAKAVTAGSGALQAVSAAQQVSNPSASVSLTAGLSMTESRFSSDSATSVSSQTSAGRDANIEAGKNLTIEGATVLANEDVALTAGEDIAISSAANNRETSSSSSSISASAGIGATVSAANGAAAGVQVSGAASGSDSDYRSDSNTNAQVVAGQDLTVKSGQDTTVAGANLEGNKVNMDVGDNLVVASKQDTSKSKSSNWSIGGSATIGMGASVAADAAGVVGMDADSQTGDSANIGMGKGSGSSAWVNNQTSIVGKEQVDIRVENNTHVEGAVIAAENGNLKLDTNTLTYKDIYDHDKASSYQASLSGSVSAENEKDSETRKDGEEGNPYAGTLEGSSSSHDRRQINRATIGEGEIIIRSDPAAGLEGLNRDLAKAQEITKNEKTSVTVYIDSAAIEEVMSGGEGIKNNFNKIAEKIKELLPEDAERMREVIQSQQDFRDQLEKDGIDSDEADRILGENAVAAVLKEKLDKYVTETGELNITEEQAEDLLKELRDDPTVVLQVASTWDYDLQTERARLQRQLFSIVGIAKSAGATAKGALMFLNDYSGEIFYFATGGALFKAEHESFHKAVNELATSIGKLATDPVGSLKAVGQEYQGRLDQYYKFVEEGKQDEAGLVMGTLIYDVGEFLVGAGAAGAGILKGTKKLAGMVKGVSKGAVYAAKVDSSLLIELIQKGVKVTADDVLFTQRMPDGKIAFLEKGNSAAGLTHIIERHASQFVAKGIPENEILDAIYQAIKENNIIGYQGKGTGRPIFEYTYNGKRQRIAITVSENGFVVGANPKSIE from the coding sequence ATGAAAGCCAATATAGTTGTTCGCCAGCTGCTTAGTATTGTCCTGTCATGTCTGATCGTTTTTCAGCCAGGTTTTATCGCTATGGCTGGCGATCTCCCGATTGTGGTTGATCCGGCCGCTCCAGATGGAAAGAAACCGACCATGGATCAATCCGGAAACGGGGTTCCTATCGAGCAGATTGCGACGCCGGGAAAAGGTGGGATTTCGCATAACCTGTTTACCGATTTCAATGTTAATAAAATTGGTTTAATTATTAACAATAGCAAGTCCATGGCAAAGTCTCAATTAGGCGGCTTTATCGCAGGCAATCCCAACCTTAAGGGAGGAGAAGCTCGATTAATTTTGAACGAGGTTACAGGTGCCAATCGTTCATATCTTGAGGGATACACAGAGCTGCATGGAGCCAAAGCGGATTATATTTTGGCGAACCCCAATGGCATCACCATCAATGGTGGCGGATTTGTCAATTTCCCTCGAGTTACTCTGACCACGGGCACTTCCCGCTTCGGTGCAGGAGGACTCGAAGGCATCGACGTTCGTTCTGGAGATATTTTGGTTGAGGGCGAAGGTGTAAACGCCACCGAGATTGACGCCTTTACATTGCTCGCCCAAGCGACTCGAATCAATGCAAACATCTACGCCAAGACCCTGACCATCGCAGCTGGACAGAACTCTTACAATCCCACCAACGGTTCCATTGCCTCTTTGGCTCACGATGGCACGCCCACTCCCTCTGTTGCCATCGATTCGAGCGCCTTGGGCGGCATGTATGCGGGACGCATCGTGCTCCAGGGCACCGAGGCCGGAGTCGGGGTTAACCTTGAAGGCGTCATCCAGTCTGCGGATTCATTGGAGCTGACGGCAGATGGACAGATTCGCCTGAGAAACAAGACGACCGCCGGAACCGACATCAAGATTCACTCCCACAACGGTGATGTAGCCATCGAAGATACGGTTTACGCCGGAACCACTGCGAGTGTGAGCGCCGCAGACGATCTCACTATAAATCCGGGTGCTTCCGGTAAAGGCATTGTGGTAGGAGCCGCTGAACAGCTCAAGTTGGCCGCCGCCATCGTTAATACGACAGATGCAAAGATTACCGCAGGACTTCAGGCTGACGGGACAGTTTCCGGCGGTTCCTTGTCCGTAACTGCAATGAACCAATTGACCACAAAGGACACTGAACTCGTTTCTGGCGACAGTTTGTCCATCGTGTCACCTAAAATTGCCATCAACGGTGGCAAAATTACAGCCGTTAGCAAGCTCGGTGTCCAGGGCTCTAATTCCGGCGATGTCACCATGACTGGTGCGGCAGAGTTGTCTTCTTTGAATGCCTTGGAAATAGAAGCGCGGTCCTTGACTGCGGCCGATGGTTTGCTGAAAGCCGATGATCTGACCTTGTCGTTGGCTGGTGATTTCGATTTGGGTAATGCCACTCTGAGTTCCACTGGTGCATTGGCCTTGAATGCCAATTCGCTGAAAAGCGATGCAGGGACTTCTATCACCAGTTTCACTGATATGTTTCTGACCTTGGATACCCTGCAAAACGATGGAGGTTTGATCTACGCAGGCAATATATTGGACTTGAATGTTCGAGAGTTGAGCAACACCTCTGAGGGCTATATCGTTGGTGTCAAAGGTGTGGCCATTGAAGGTCTCACGACAGGTTCTCGAGCGGATTTGATCAACAACAACCAGTCTGTGATTGAAAGCAGTGATGGCTACATGAATATCGCGGCTGACATAATTGAGAATATATCCGGGGCCGCAACAGTCACTACCAAAGACGTCGGTTGGGAATATTGGCATCTGGGTTTCCAGACCGACATCCCCGGTTTCAATGACGACGGCACCAGAAATATTTACAGCGAACGTACGGGGCTGAGACAAAACAAAGGTGGGGTCAACGCGCACCTCCAATTGATCCTGGAAGAATATGGTCTCGCCTGGAACCGTCCTTATGACGGACGAGTCTTGCAGGAATGGATTCACCGCAGCAAGGATGTTGTCACGGGTCCGGCAGTGACGGCCGAAATCCTGTCCGCCTCGGACATGACCATCAATGCAGACAGCATCCTCAACGATCGTGGTCTCATCTCCGGAGGCGGAAACATTACCGTCAATGCCAACTCGCTGGAGAACCGGGGACTTGAGCTAAGCAGTCATCTCGATTTCTATCGTAATTTTCTCCAGGTCCATGACTCGGGAAAGAACGCATACGGGCAGGTCCAACAACATTTTGAGACCTCCCAAGTTATAGATTCCGTTCCCGCCGTTATAGCCGCTGCTGGAACGCTGGATATCAATGTGCCGGGGCATGTGAACAACGAAAGTTTCAAGGAAGGCGAACAATATTCAGGTAGGTTTGCGGGAAATGCAGCATATTCCGACCTGGAGGTCACCGGTCCAATAAAGGATCCCAACACAGGAGAGCCCGTCAACACGGTCAGCGTGTCATTGCCGACGGGAGTGGGGTCTCTGTATGTCGTCAATAAAGACCCGGGGCAAACGTATCTCATTGAGACCAACCCTGCTTTGACCAATGTCGGTGGATTCTATGGTTCTCAGTACTTTTTTGACGAAGTCGGGGTAAACGTTACCGATTTGGATACTCAAATTTTAGGTGACGCATTCTTCGAAACCAACATGATCCGCAAGCAGGTGCTCCAGGCAACTGGCAAACGTTACCTGAGTCCCACTTATGCCAGCGACGCCGATCAGTTCCGCCAACTCATGGACAATGCGGCACAGACTCGGGAAGACCTCGGACTGGAGATCGGAGTGGCTCTGACCGCCGATCAGCTGACAGACCTGACCTCGGATATCGTCTGGTACGAAACTCGCGAGGTCATGGGCAAGGAAGTCCTTGTACCTGTCGTGTATCTGGGCTCCGTATCCCAGGCCAACCTGAATCTCACCCGCGGGGCCATGCTCACCGGAACCACGGTGAACATCCAGACCGCAGAGCTTAACAACAGCGGTGCCATCGTGGGCAAAAACGTGACCATCGATGCTGACAACGTCCGAAATCATGGCGGTGATTTGACCGGCCAGACTCTCGGCGTCACCGCCAGCAACGACATCGTCAACAAAAGCGGTTCGATCAGCGGCGGGGATGTCTCGCTCTCAGCCGGCCACAACGTCGTTATTGAAACCAAGACCGAAGAACGTAGTGAGGGAAAGGACTCTCATGGCTACATTCATCAGACCGCCGATGTATCCGCCAGTGGCAATCTGAATATATCCTCTGGTGGCGACACTTCCCTACTTGCCGCCAAGCTGTCCGCCGATGGCGCAGCCAATATTACTGCCGCTGGCGATGTGGCTGTTGGCACCAAAGTGGTGACCGAACATATTGAAGCCACGGATTACAAAGCCGACCAGGTCGGACACATGGGATCCAGCGTCAAGGCAGGGAATTTGAGCATCTCCTCCGGAAACGACGTGGCCGTGGTGGGCAGTGATCTTTCCGCTTCCGGCAATGCCGTCATTGAGGCCGTGCGCGACGTGAACGTCACAGGCGTAACCAACTCCGCCACGTCTGATTACGAGCATTCCAGCTCCGGTGGAGTATTCGGTGGCGGGGGCTCCAGCGAGGAACATACGAAACAAACCACGGTCACCCGGTCCTCAATCACTGCGGACGGCGATCTCGCCATCAAAGCCGGTACGGATACTGAGGGCAGTCTGTCCGTGGTCGGCAGTAAGATCAGCGCAAAAGGTGATGTTTCGCTGAAGGCCGCCGATATGATTCTCATATCTTCCGCTGAAGAAGAAAAACACCGAAGTAGCGACAAAAGCAGTTCCGGTTTATTATCGTCAAAATCATCCAAATCCGCTTCCGGCTCTGTGACCCAGGTTGCCAGTGAGGTGAAATCCAACAATTCGGTGGATATTCAGGCCAATTCTGATGTCACCGTTTCAGCCAGTAATATTCATGGAGACCAAGGGGTTGCCATTAAGAGTGAGACCGGCGATGTCCGTATCGTCGGAGGCCAGAATCAGGGATACTCGGAACGCGAAGAAAAGAAGAGTGGCATCGGCCTGTTCGTGTCAAAAGGCCGTCTCGACGTAGCCAAATTCACTGAAGAGAGTGTGAAATCAAAGGAAAGCGGTAATGTCGCCTCTCAAATTACATCGGGCACAGACACCACTATCACCGCTGCCAACGATGCGACCATTATCGGCTCAACCGTGGCGGCCGAAAAAGATGTGAATATCGCCGCTGATCGCGATGTGAATATTATTCCGGGTCGCAATTCCCAGTCTTCCCAGAAAAGCAGCAAGGAAGGCGGTATTGGTATCGGCCTGACGCTGTCTGAAAATGAAGTCAGCATAAGCGCCGGATACAAAGGCGTTGAGACAAAGACCAACTCATCCGGCAAATACAATGCAGGTTCCCTGATCAGCGCGGGCAATGATGTAAAAATAGACGCCGGGCGCAACATCAATCAGGTTTCCTCGGAAATAGAAGCCGGTCAGGATGTGAACATGAAGGCCGGTGAAGACCTCAACGTCACGGCCGCGCAGGATGTTGAACATCTCGATGAATACGTCAAGTCCGTTGAGGTAGGATTAAAGCTGGCTGCCAAGCAGTCGGTCTCGACCGCCATAAGAACACTCGTTGACACACCGAAAAACATGACCTCCGGAGAAGGCGGTGTCGGGGCCAAGGCTGTTACGGCTGGCAGTGGCGCGCTTCAGGCGGTTTCTGCCGCCCAGCAGGTGTCCAATCCGAGTGCTTCTGTATCGCTGACAGCTGGTCTGTCCATGACCGAAAGCCGGTTCAGCAGCGACTCGGCAACCTCTGTAAGTTCGCAGACCTCTGCAGGACGTGACGCCAATATTGAGGCCGGGAAAAACCTGACCATTGAAGGTGCCACTGTTCTGGCCAATGAAGATGTCGCTCTGACCGCCGGAGAGGATATTGCCATTTCTTCGGCCGCCAACAATCGGGAGACCTCGTCGAGTTCCAGTTCCATTTCTGCAAGCGCAGGCATTGGAGCCACCGTCAGCGCGGCCAACGGCGCGGCTGCTGGCGTGCAGGTATCCGGTGCGGCCTCCGGGTCCGACAGCGACTACCGCTCCGACTCCAACACCAATGCCCAAGTTGTGGCGGGTCAGGATCTGACCGTGAAATCCGGCCAGGATACCACTGTTGCCGGGGCGAACCTTGAAGGCAACAAGGTCAACATGGACGTTGGTGACAATCTGGTTGTCGCCAGCAAGCAGGACACCAGCAAATCCAAAAGTTCAAATTGGAGCATCGGCGGCAGCGCCACCATCGGCATGGGAGCGTCCGTGGCCGCGGACGCCGCAGGCGTGGTGGGCATGGACGCCGACAGCCAGACCGGTGACTCCGCCAATATCGGCATGGGCAAAGGCTCCGGCTCATCCGCCTGGGTGAACAACCAGACCTCGATTGTCGGCAAGGAGCAGGTCGATATCCGCGTGGAAAACAACACCCACGTGGAAGGCGCGGTCATTGCCGCCGAAAATGGCAACCTCAAGCTCGATACCAACACCCTCACCTACAAGGACATCTACGACCACGACAAGGCTTCGAGCTATCAGGCCAGCCTGTCTGGATCGGTGAGTGCGGAGAATGAAAAGGACAGCGAAACGCGCAAAGACGGAGAAGAGGGCAACCCCTATGCAGGAACGCTGGAAGGCAGCTCCTCCTCCCACGACCGCCGCCAGATCAACCGCGCCACCATCGGCGAGGGCGAGATCATCATCCGCTCCGACCCCGCAGCCGGGCTGGAGGGCCTGAATCGCGACCTCGCCAAAGCGCAAGAGATTACCAAGAACGAGAAGACCTCGGTCACGGTGTATATTGATAGCGCCGCGATTGAAGAGGTTATGAGTGGCGGTGAGGGAATCAAAAACAACTTTAATAAAATTGCCGAGAAGATCAAAGAGCTACTGCCTGAAGATGCGGAACGCATGCGTGAAGTCATTCAATCTCAACAAGACTTTCGGGATCAATTGGAAAAAGACGGAATAGATTCCGATGAAGCAGACAGAATTCTTGGTGAAAACGCTGTGGCTGCTGTTTTGAAAGAAAAACTGGATAAATACGTAACAGAAACCGGTGAATTGAATATAACTGAGGAGCAAGCGGAAGATTTATTGAAGGAGCTTAGAGATGATCCAACAGTAGTACTTCAGGTGGCAAGCACCTGGGACTACGATTTGCAAACTGAGCGAGCCAGATTGCAACGTCAGTTATTTTCTATTGTGGGCATTGCCAAGAGTGCTGGCGCAACTGCTAAAGGCGCTTTGATGTTTCTCAATGATTATTCTGGTGAGATCTTTTATTTCGCGACAGGAGGTGCCTTATTCAAAGCCGAACATGAAAGCTTCCATAAGGCCGTCAATGAACTTGCTACCTCTATTGGAAAGCTGGCTACTGATCCTGTTGGGAGCCTGAAGGCCGTCGGCCAGGAATACCAGGGCCGACTCGATCAGTATTATAAATTTGTTGAGGAAGGAAAGCAGGATGAGGCGGGCTTAGTCATGGGCACGCTCATTTATGATGTTGGAGAGTTTCTGGTTGGTGCTGGTGCTGCTGGTGCGGGGATTTTGAAGGGGACGAAGAAGCTTGCCGGGATGGTGAAAGGGGTTAGCAAGGGAGCGGTATATGCTGCCAAGGTTGATTCTTCACTACTTATCGAGTTAATCCAAAAGGGTGTTAAGGTTACAGCTGATGATGTACTTTTCACGCAGAGGATGCCAGATGGGAAGATCGCTTTTCTTGAAAAGGGCAACTCGGCAGCAGGGTTGACTCATATTATTGAAAGACACGCAAGCCAATTTGTGGCCAAAGGTATTCCCGAAAATGAGATACTAGACGCCATTTACCAAGCAATTAAAGAAAACAATATCATAGGGTATCAAGGTAAAGGCACAGGTAGACCAATCTTTGAATATACATACAACGGTAAACGTCAGAGAATTGCGATAACAGTTTCTGAAAATGGATTTGTCGTAGGAGCTAACCCAAAATCAATCGAGTAG
- a CDS encoding DUF637 domain-containing protein — protein MVEYKETGNVQEDIAQLAQAPGLEWMAEIANRDDVNWQAVQEVHDQWKETNGGVGGPGMQLLSLAMAVALSFTGVGAAAGTAIADTVGMAGNAAMTAAFSAGFNSLVIQASMQVVGNGGDIGAALEALASIDTVRALATAMLTAGLSKGIIDYVNGDEVTAATGAATEAAKTAEEASFIADLAQSLQDSAIQAGVSAGVDTAINGGNLGENLLANMRSAAVSTLGATLANEIGEAYHKGDLDYVTHKIAHAALGAAMDLAMGGDGVSGAIGGAVGEITGEALAGEIKQALKDGNIDPTQVQDWMAAGVDVSKLAAGLVAAAADQDIGTAAEAAGNAAENNAFFVAAAIILEIADKIMMAADIAEFGEAVIIGDKEKQEELILGFLIGMGIENTIGNLVPGSYVALRTALKAGKLDVVLKLLPDSAIKWMVNHADEAFSKLQKKLIDEYPDLQDALTHFDFDSLKSSDELETLVAKRMDEINVPASGAGTDVAKVADEVASDALKVFKADGAGKLIGAENAYIDSRKFTEYALNPNHASGGNKARVFNSVLGYNQSNYDSLIAQIQRGIKDNIAISGKIDNFGTRFTVDIPVTGPKGSAVVRTGWIYKPGENIPSLTTLFVK, from the coding sequence GTGGTCGAGTACAAGGAAACCGGCAACGTTCAGGAGGATATTGCCCAGCTCGCTCAGGCTCCTGGTCTGGAATGGATGGCCGAGATCGCCAATCGCGACGACGTCAACTGGCAGGCCGTGCAGGAAGTCCATGATCAATGGAAGGAGACCAACGGCGGCGTAGGCGGTCCCGGCATGCAGCTCCTGTCCCTTGCCATGGCCGTGGCCTTGTCCTTTACCGGAGTGGGCGCCGCTGCGGGTACAGCCATTGCCGACACTGTGGGGATGGCAGGCAATGCAGCCATGACCGCCGCATTCTCCGCTGGTTTCAACTCTCTGGTCATCCAGGCAAGTATGCAGGTCGTGGGTAACGGCGGCGACATCGGGGCCGCGCTCGAGGCTTTGGCCTCCATCGACACGGTCCGCGCACTGGCAACAGCCATGCTGACCGCCGGACTGAGCAAGGGAATCATTGATTATGTAAACGGTGATGAAGTGACCGCGGCCACCGGAGCAGCCACTGAAGCGGCCAAAACTGCCGAAGAAGCCTCCTTCATCGCCGACCTCGCCCAGAGCCTTCAGGATAGCGCCATCCAAGCCGGAGTCAGTGCCGGAGTAGACACCGCCATCAACGGCGGCAACCTGGGCGAAAATCTGCTGGCAAATATGCGCAGTGCAGCGGTCTCAACGCTGGGAGCGACACTGGCCAACGAAATTGGCGAGGCCTACCACAAAGGCGACCTCGATTACGTCACCCACAAGATCGCCCATGCAGCCCTCGGTGCGGCCATGGACCTCGCAATGGGCGGCGATGGCGTCTCAGGAGCCATCGGCGGTGCCGTGGGTGAGATCACCGGTGAGGCTCTGGCGGGCGAAATCAAGCAGGCGCTGAAAGACGGCAATATTGATCCGACTCAGGTGCAGGACTGGATGGCGGCGGGAGTTGATGTGTCAAAACTCGCGGCAGGTCTTGTTGCGGCGGCTGCGGATCAAGACATAGGGACAGCCGCGGAAGCAGCGGGCAATGCTGCCGAAAACAATGCCTTCTTTGTCGCGGCAGCTATTATTCTCGAAATTGCCGATAAAATAATGATGGCCGCAGATATCGCTGAGTTTGGCGAAGCTGTTATCATAGGTGATAAAGAGAAGCAGGAAGAATTGATACTTGGCTTCCTCATCGGGATGGGAATTGAGAATACGATAGGCAATTTGGTGCCTGGCAGTTACGTTGCTCTCCGCACAGCCCTCAAGGCTGGTAAGCTGGATGTCGTATTGAAATTATTGCCCGACAGTGCGATAAAATGGATGGTCAATCATGCAGATGAGGCATTTAGCAAGCTCCAAAAAAAGCTCATTGACGAATATCCGGACCTGCAAGATGCACTGACGCATTTTGACTTCGACAGCCTCAAGAGTAGCGACGAACTGGAAACGCTCGTTGCCAAGAGGATGGATGAAATCAATGTCCCAGCCAGCGGTGCGGGTACGGATGTTGCCAAAGTTGCTGATGAGGTCGCAAGTGATGCATTGAAAGTATTCAAGGCGGATGGAGCAGGTAAACTTATTGGCGCAGAGAATGCCTATATTGACTCTCGAAAATTTACAGAATACGCTTTAAATCCAAACCATGCATCCGGGGGAAATAAAGCTAGAGTTTTTAATTCTGTTTTAGGATATAATCAATCGAACTATGATAGTTTAATTGCACAAATACAACGTGGGATAAAAGATAATATAGCAATTTCTGGGAAAATAGATAATTTTGGCACTAGGTTTACAGTTGACATTCCAGTTACAGGTCCAAAAGGCAGTGCTGTCGTCAGAACTGGGTGGATTTACAAGCCAGGAGAAAACATCCCCTCACTAACAACACTATTTGTCAAGTAG
- a CDS encoding DUF4926 domain-containing protein has translation MMLKIFDVVVIVRDMPLFGLIEGMIGTVVEVFTNPADAYEIEFCDKDGKTIKLCTIEENQLRDHILLIQ, from the coding sequence ATGATGTTAAAAATATTTGACGTCGTTGTGATAGTTAGAGATATGCCATTGTTTGGGTTAATTGAAGGCATGATTGGAACTGTCGTTGAAGTGTTTACTAATCCAGCAGATGCATATGAAATTGAATTTTGTGACAAAGATGGAAAGACAATAAAACTATGTACAATTGAAGAGAATCAACTACGTGATCATATTTTACTAATCCAATGA